ATTTTCCACCATTTTTTCTTCTTATATAACCCCACACACTTTACTCATTGTTTATGAACATTCATATATGATCATGTAAGTAGTTGTAGTAGTATTTATAGCTTTTATCTTTATCTCATTACTGAcccaaattgaaaaatagaaaagatcAATGGGATACGACTTACTCCGACGACCGGAATTTGAAAGTTCCGGTGATCACCGGCAACAACGTGAAGAAGAAGGAGGAGAACCCAGACCTGAAAACAAGAAGAAAAGGCTTGTTATCGTTTCGGTTATTGCTTTGGGAATGATCGTTGTGTCAGCTGTTTGTGCTGGGCTTGCAATCGTGCTCCGTGAAGGAGCTGCCGACCGTGTTGGCGGCGGCGGTGGAGGAGGCGTATTGATCCACCGGAAACCCACTCGAGCTATTTCCAAGACGTGTAGTAAAGCTCGGTTCCCGAGTCTCTGTGTTAACTCACTCCTCGAGTTCCCTGGCTCACTCACTGCTAGTGAGCAAGACCTTGTCCACATTTCGTTCAATATGACGTTAAGGCACTTTAGTCAAGCTCTTTATACGACAGCGTCGATCTCCTACGTTCAAATGGATCCACGAGTACGGTCAGCGTTCGATGACTGCCTCGAGCTTCTAGAAGATTCCGTCGACGCACTCTCCCGTTCTCTCTCCTCCGTCTTGCCTTCGCAAGACGGCGGTTATAAAGGCAGCTCGTCCCAAGACGTGATGACTTGGCTGAGCGCGGCCTTGACGAACCACGACACGTGTACGGAGGGGTTCGAGGGAGTGAGCGGGACGGTGAAGGACCAAGTGGCGGCGAAACTGAGCGACTTGGCGGAGCTCGTGAGTAATTGCTTGTCGATTTTCGCGGCGAGCGGCGGAGACGATTTCGGTGGAGTGCCGGTGCAGAACAGGAGGTTGCTGGCGTCGGGTGACGATTTATCGGGAGAAAATGTCGACGAGGACAAATTCCCGAAGTGGCTAGGGAGGAAGGAGAGGGTACTGTTGAACACTCCCGTGTCGGCGATCCAGGCTGATATAATCGTCTCGAAAAACGGTACCGTTAAGACGATCAGCGAGGCGATTAAAAAGGCGCCGGAGAATAGTACTCGGCGGATCATCATTTATGTGAGGGCAGGAAGGTAAATTTATGGGTTATAAGGAATATAATACCATAGCCTTTTTTCGTTTCGGCCTTTTAAAGTTTAAAAGCGAATTTAATATTAAAAGTTGGCGTTAATTAAACTGAAAAGTGaaaaatgttatgttttgataaaattaaattatatattatagtggttttttccatattttatataaaattaacagttttttttaaaatttcagttttaacatttaaattaaaactttatattttatataattttctaataaatatgtattttatatatttttcaccataatattttaaaattcatatttaatGCATTATTAAGTATATTttatattagattaaattatttaaaatgcaTTCTGTGAtaagtttaatttttgtttttattgattttgtattaaaataaaaaatgaaaacacTTTTATAATAATAAGTTTAATTAGAAGTTTGGTGTAAGGATAAATCGGTAAATTGAGTAATGGATTTTATTTACAGGTACGAAGAGAAGGATTTGAAGGTGGGGAGAAAGAAAATAAACTTGATGTTCATAGGGGACGggaagggtaaaacaataatttcagGTGGAAAAAGTATTTTTGACAACATCACCACTTTCCACACGGCTGCCTTTGGTAAATTCTTTTTACCTTTttcttatttataaaaaattatttcatataCATGAATTTTACCAACAAATTTaggtatttatttattaatataattttttttatatttataaaacatTTGTCacgcttttaattcatttataaaatctaaaaatttaccttttatttttattatttttctttaaatcctcattcaaaaaagaaaaatgggACCAAAAACCTTTTAAACCATGCACATGGGAAGTTATTCTAGAGGGACAAAAGCACTGGCGATTCCTATAAGCCAATGTTCATTGCACCTTATCctctctattattattttttttctaattttttcaaaattttcaatttttaaggGGTGATATTTGAAATTTCTGGAGAAAAaaatttgggtttcttttaatgttgttttattttttttaattcaatttggGATGAAAATGAACTTTTAATGGATccataatacataaaaaaattgtaatatatataatCACAAGTTGAATTGATGAAAATTAACTTGCAAGGTGCCAAAAATGTATGCCAAAAATGTAATAAATACATACAATGTTTTTTTCAATAGGAAAGTGTTGAAATGATTGGAAATGTTATGTTTATGGGTACAATTTGAAGCTAAAATAGTGACATTATTGAAAGTGGGTCACGGTGTTATCTACCATTATTAATGTGTTATTGTCAAATAATCAGCTTTAATGACATTTCCCTATTTCTAGATTTTGAATTATGATGTCTCCAATATGGATAAGtttaaaatttctttaaaaaatttattatgtATTTTAAGGATCATTGAATGACCATATACTAATGTTTGCAACTTGTATGTATTTCATTGATTGTTTCAGCTGCAACCGGGGCCGGTTTTATTGCAAGAGACATGACATTCGAGAACTGGGCTGGACCAGCTAAGCACCAAGCGGTGGCTCTTCGTGTCGGGGCAGATCATGCCGTGGTTTACCGTTGTAACATTATCGGATACCAAGACACTCTCTACGTTCACTCCAACCGGCAATTCTACCGTGAATGTGACATTTATGGGACGGTTGATTTCATTTTCGGTAACGCCGCCGTGGTATTCCAAAACTGTAGCATTTATGCTCGGAAACCGATGGCCTTACAGAAAAACACCATCACTGCTCAAAACCGAAAAGACCCGAATCAGAATACGGGCATCTCGATCCATGCATGTCGGATTCTACCAGCATCGGATCTCGTCGCATCCAACGGTAGCTTTGAGACGTACTTAGGGCGTCCGTGGAAATTGTACTCTAGGGTTGTGTTCATGTTATCATACATGAATAATCACGTACACCCCAAGGGATGGCTCGAGTGGAACACCACATTCGCCCTGGATACACTATATTACGGTGAATACATGAATTACGGGCCAGGAGCGGCGATCGGGCAACGAATCGGGTGGCGGGGATATAGGGTTATTACTTCCGAGATTGAAGCAAGTAAATTTACAGTCCAACAATTTATCTACGGATCATCATGGTTACCATCAACTGGAGTTGCTTTCTTGGCTGGTTTACAAGTTTAAAGCTTGAATGTTGTTTCacattttgtatttattttagtttGGTCCATCTATCCAcaactattttttttatatttttaatcaatttaataattctaaattctaaataaaaatatatacaaatgtcaAATATTGATGCATGTGCTTTATTATATACAAGTGTCACTTATGTTTCATTGAGTTGATTCCACCAAACGTCTTTAAATTATTGTTCTGATTTTAAATCGAtttctaaaacattaaaatattttaatataaatcttCAAAGTATCAATGTTGTACATAGGGAAATGTAATTACACCATTATAGAAGTcaaatctttataatttttaaaggtctAAATTAAAATCTCAATCATTTTAGAGGATCAAATtacaattttatctttactaatttatcattttatacattctaaaaggtaaaaaaaatagATTTCTAATTTTAAGATATCAAGGCCCTTGCTTGTCCCTTCTTGTAATGAActgaaagttacggtatcgaaaattgagtcttgagtatctGTTTCGTgaaattaattcatgaatatttattagaaatatttatgaattatagttgaatggttatttagtatttaattaagtgaagtagcttgaatttagtttaaaggattaaattgcatacgatataaaattttaattatagattaaagattaataaagggactaatctagcaattagaccctagtgacatgtgtgtgttaatattgaataacatgtgtaatagttggtaaagatattaaatgtgttaaagtagtttttcttatagattaagttattttattagaataatattatattattaatattattatattgaatatagatttatgagtaagttaaaaaaagagaaagaaagatagaaaagttacagagagcaaacgtgagaaagaaagaaggaaagaaagaaagaaatagaaaaggaaaatttgaggattaaggccctaaagtttaattggtaagttgttttagctcattttcttatgatttttatgtttatggatgcctaattcaaagttctacatgtatgaggttaaaatgaagaaaaatagaaaattttagatattgatttagttgaataaattgaggttttatgggttaaattgatagaaattgaaattagaagtgaaaattgagtgatttattaaaagaattctaagttaagtttaaatagggattaagttgaatagagctcaaaatttatgttttataatgaattttatgagttagaaattgttaatgggttgattaaaagagaatcaagcttaagttaaagaaaaaagattagtaatggaaaaaggacgaaattggaatttttgtaaaagtttgatagaaagtgaaaatgtgttttatgaattagtatattgatgattttaattgtatgattgttagtagcaaacgtaatAATCGGATACGTCATTAAAGAAgggaaagagaaagtgaacgaagatatcgattaaattcgataaatagtggtttgtatttctataaaccgagcttaatcgttattgctatatttgatatttatattgtatgaaaatgtgaatgaggtaagtatttttaccatattgaaatgaatgtgattttgaataccctattagcgattgtcgggctagtcggatatagttgacatgtcataggaattggaagtattgggatattccgacattgagtcgatgagacactatgtgtcgactcatcgttaaagttcggatttgttccgatgaagtactttgtgtactataatgttaaagttcgaatttgttccgatgaagcactatgtgcttatcccgagtgtaggttggatccgtgtatccgtcgctGTCCgaaagttatgttaataagggtaaataaagtaaagattattaaagtcttgattgatattgaataatagcaataatgtgtttgaattaccatgttttaaagttgataaagctattgtttatagaaataccaccgaGAGTATTCTCACGTGACAGCTTTGTTTCCGTCATGCAGCTAGGtttgaaagtataaggactcaaagatacaagccgatcccgaactcaaattggtgaagtttctatcttttggaaaatggcattgtacctaggatgtcttttggtcattctgaaagtatctaagttgttaagtgatattttggtatgttttgtaaatgttaccaaaaccttaagtatggtatgttttgatatgttagtgaagagtaataagaggaattgttggtaaatgttgtagagagaagaaatgaagatgttataaacttagttatcaacatttttttactaaaacagatttggacagtagcggtagtccaactttgaaaatataccaaaaatagtataatttgaattagataatgaataaaattttttattgaagcttaatgaatctatttttatatggaagaaacaaaataggtaaaagagttgtattttatgagatatttacgttttggtgaaacagggttagaacaatttctggattctctgttctgactttagaaattcaccataaattgtgtaataagaattaggactcaaactttatttgtatggattccttattgagtctatttttaattgaaataaatggcatagtcattggatttctgtacaggaagaaatttgattcgtagtgcacaagggttagagtagccgaaccctgaaacaggggagacttcttctaataaactgtactaattggcctgaccaaaaattctagaaaaaaattagtaagtagatatatgagtctagttttagggaaaatttacggaatgggatttcgagtttcttaactcgagatatgatttttttaacgaccgtgacgcagatggatagtttactatgaaaactgtttaagtgctaagataagttttgtaatgtctccagCTTGACtcaggcaacggtctcgggtaaggggacGTTACACTTCCCACCACCGCTCATTGTATCAAATCAAGTTATTTGGTCTACCTATCTATTAATTCAAATGTTAAATGCCAATTTAGATATAAAGTGAACAATATTTAAAGCATttttgattaaattgtaaatatttgtgTACCTATTATGTAGACAACTTGAAACTGACTttttaaagaaagaaaacaatATCATCAAACTTTTTAATGCCTCAGATACAAAATATCAATGTGGTAAGTACACACGAATTTACAATTTGATACATGTATTTTAAATACAGTCCACTTCATATCTAAACTAGCATATAATCTCATAATTGTCGGTTAAGCTGACGAAATGACTCAATTGATATAATGCTAATTTATTTTAAGGACTCAATcaacatattttataaattttgaattcaattcaaaatttggATCCTAATTCGAGGATATTCTATGAAATTAACCTAACTTGTTTCAGTTCTGACATTATGTGTCGTCCCATTGGTTTCCCTGTACTTGTGGCTGCAACTGTGTTGGGCATGTGGGGAGTCTTGGTTTATAATCAAAACTCAATGTCGGTGACTTGAGTAGTTGAGTAGAGTAATAAATGTTTATTGCTTACTAGTCCTTTAAGTATACTATATTTAAAACTCTCGTTCAAATTAACGTCACCAGCCGATTGAATACCAAATTAAAGAATCACTCt
This is a stretch of genomic DNA from Gossypium arboreum isolate Shixiya-1 chromosome 11, ASM2569848v2, whole genome shotgun sequence. It encodes these proteins:
- the LOC108457501 gene encoding probable pectinesterase/pectinesterase inhibitor 34, translated to MGYDLLRRPEFESSGDHRQQREEEGGEPRPENKKKRLVIVSVIALGMIVVSAVCAGLAIVLREGAADRVGGGGGGGVLIHRKPTRAISKTCSKARFPSLCVNSLLEFPGSLTASEQDLVHISFNMTLRHFSQALYTTASISYVQMDPRVRSAFDDCLELLEDSVDALSRSLSSVLPSQDGGYKGSSSQDVMTWLSAALTNHDTCTEGFEGVSGTVKDQVAAKLSDLAELVSNCLSIFAASGGDDFGGVPVQNRRLLASGDDLSGENVDEDKFPKWLGRKERVLLNTPVSAIQADIIVSKNGTVKTISEAIKKAPENSTRRIIIYVRAGRYEEKDLKVGRKKINLMFIGDGKGKTIISGGKSIFDNITTFHTAAFAATGAGFIARDMTFENWAGPAKHQAVALRVGADHAVVYRCNIIGYQDTLYVHSNRQFYRECDIYGTVDFIFGNAAVVFQNCSIYARKPMALQKNTITAQNRKDPNQNTGISIHACRILPASDLVASNGSFETYLGRPWKLYSRVVFMLSYMNNHVHPKGWLEWNTTFALDTLYYGEYMNYGPGAAIGQRIGWRGYRVITSEIEASKFTVQQFIYGSSWLPSTGVAFLAGLQV